From a single Deltaproteobacteria bacterium GWA2_45_12 genomic region:
- a CDS encoding 1-(5-phosphoribosyl)-5-[(5-phosphoribosylamino)methylideneamino]imidazole-4-carboxamide isomerase: MQILPAIDLKDHKVVRLSQGKMGTAKIYSEDILLVAKRWVDAGATRLHLVDLNGAFEGKPVHFDEVKKLLHSFPSVQFEIGGGIRSIETIKKYFQTGVHFCILGTVALKNPELLKEAVSLFPSKIILGVDAKAGMVATEGWDEVSRLKATSLAKKCESLSLESIIFTDVAKDGMMQGMSLNSIEEMAKASAIPIIASGGFTSLEDIKALKKIKNVKGVIAGKALYEGLVDLKEAIALSA, encoded by the coding sequence ATGCAAATTCTTCCGGCGATTGACCTAAAAGACCATAAAGTGGTGCGGCTTTCCCAGGGGAAAATGGGGACGGCTAAAATTTATTCAGAGGATATTCTCCTTGTGGCTAAACGCTGGGTTGATGCAGGAGCCACGCGCCTTCATCTGGTTGATTTAAATGGGGCCTTTGAGGGGAAACCCGTCCATTTTGACGAGGTAAAAAAGCTTTTACACAGTTTTCCTTCCGTCCAATTTGAAATCGGGGGCGGAATTCGTTCCATTGAAACCATCAAAAAATATTTTCAGACCGGAGTTCATTTTTGCATTTTGGGAACGGTGGCTCTTAAAAATCCGGAATTGCTCAAAGAAGCCGTTTCTCTTTTCCCTTCAAAAATCATTTTGGGTGTGGATGCCAAGGCAGGGATGGTGGCTACGGAAGGTTGGGATGAGGTAAGCCGGCTTAAAGCGACAAGCCTGGCAAAAAAATGTGAATCCCTTTCCCTGGAATCGATCATTTTTACCGATGTGGCCAAAGATGGGATGATGCAAGGCATGAGTTTGAATAGTATTGAAGAAATGGCCAAAGCATCGGCTATCCCCATTATTGCTTCAGGGGGTTTTACTTCCTTGGAGGATATAAAGGCGCTAAAAAAAATCAAAAATGTGAAAGGTGTCATTGCCGGCAAGGCCCTGTATGAGGGATTGGTGGATTTGAAAGAGGCGATTGCATTGTCTGCGTAG